In Pararge aegeria chromosome 27, ilParAegt1.1, whole genome shotgun sequence, one genomic interval encodes:
- the LOC120635530 gene encoding uncharacterized protein LOC120635530, with amino-acid sequence MTKFYYVIGHIEHQYAKEIKDIIVNPPAAQKYDKLKSELINRLSASKASKIKQLLRHEELGDRKPSQFFRHLRDLAGAEFPDEYLHTIWISRLPVNVQTVLAAQRSATLEEQAELADRIMDIAYSTPNVYASVSPSPVDDDLRKEVSELRRQIEMLTSKFSNRSRQSARQPQRGRSRSRSQSSYRKYPVCFYHSKYGNQANKCVRPCDFKTSENEKGSR; translated from the coding sequence ATGACTAAATTCTACTACGTCATTGGTCACATTGAGCATCAATACGCGAAAGAAATAAAGGACATAATAGTGAACCCTCCAGCGGCTCAAAAGTATGACAAGCTCAAATCTGAGTTAATTAATAGATTGTCCGCATCGAAAGCGTCTAAAATTAAACAGTTGCTGCGCCACGAGGAACTTGGTGACCGAAAACCCTCGCAATTTTTCCGGCACCTTAGGGATCTAGCCGGTGCCGAGTTTCCTGACGAGTATTTGCACACGATATGGATCAGTAGACTACCAGTAAACGTCCAAACAGTTCTTGCCGCGCAGAGATCGGCTACATTAGAAGAACAGGCCGAACTAGCAGACAGGATTATGGATATAGCTTATTCAACGCCCAACGTTTATGCTAGTGTAAGTCCATCACCTGTTGACGACGACCTGCGAAAAGAAGTATCGGAGCTGCGAAGGCAAATTGAGATGCTGACATCCAAGTTTAGCAATAGATCTCGCCAGAGTGCCAGACAACCACAACGAGGGCGCTCACGAAGCCGTTCTCAGTCAAGCTACCGCAAATACCCGGTTTGTTTCTACCACTCCAAATACGGTAACCAAGCCAATAAGTGCGTTCGACCTTGCGACTTCAAAACCTCGGAAAACGAAAAGGGCAGTCGCTAA